In one window of Helianthus annuus cultivar XRQ/B chromosome 17, HanXRQr2.0-SUNRISE, whole genome shotgun sequence DNA:
- the LOC110893583 gene encoding pupal cuticle protein-like: MAASLINGVVSNVACTTKWNAACIAKWNGVCIAKWNATYIAKWNAACVAKWNAACVAKWNAVCIAKWNAACVAKWNAACVAKWNAACVAKWNAAYIAKWNTAYIAKWNAACVAKWNAACIAK; this comes from the exons ATGGCGGCTAGCCTCATTAATGGAG TAGTGTCTAATGTGGCATGTACAACCAAATGGAATGCGGCGTGTATAGCCAAATGGAATGGGGTGTGTATAGCCAAATGGAATGCGACGTATATAGCCAAATGGAATGCGGCATGTGTAGCCAAATGGAATGCGGCGTGTGTAGCCAAATGGAATGCGGTGTGTATAGCCAAATGGAATGCGGCATGTGTAGCCAAATGGAATGCGGCGTGTGTAGCCAAATGGAATGCGGCGTGTGTAGCCAAATGGAATGCGGCGTATATAGCCAAATGGAATACGGCGTATATAGCCAAATGGAATGCGGCATGTGTAGCCAAATGGAATGCGGCGTGTATAGCCAAATGA